A genomic segment from Glycine soja cultivar W05 chromosome 18, ASM419377v2, whole genome shotgun sequence encodes:
- the LOC114395973 gene encoding soyasapogenol B glucuronide galactosyltransferase-like produces MEAQSHHQLNVLFLPYPTPGHMIPMVDTARVFAKHGVSVTIITTPANALTFQKAIDRDLSCGYRIRTQVVPFPSAQVGLPDGLENIKDSTTPEMLGQISHGISMLKDQIELLFRDLQPDCIVTDFCYPWTVESAQKLSIPRICFYSSSYFSNCVSHSIRKHRPHESFASDTDKFIIPGLPQRIEMTPLQIAEWERTKNETTGYFDAMFESETRSYGALYNSFHELENDYEQLHKSTLGIKSWNIGPVSAWVNKDDERKANRGQKEELAQEPEWLKWLNSKQNESVLYVSFGSLVWLPRAQLVELAHGLEHSGHSFIWLIRKKDENENKGDRFLLEFEQKMKEIKKGYIIWNWAPQLLILDHPAIGGIVTHCGWNSILESVSAGLPMIAWPVFAEQFYNEKLLVDVLKIGVPVGVKENTFWMSLDDEAMVRREEIAKAVVLLMGSSQENKEMRKRARKLGDAAKRIIEVGGHSYNNLIQLIDELKSLKISKALSRSMLDK; encoded by the coding sequence ATGGAAGCTCAATCACACCACCAACTCAATGtcctttttcttccttatcCAACACCTGGCCATATGATCCCTATGGTAGACACAGCAAGAGTATTTGCCAAGCATGGTGTTAGTGTTACCATTATCACTACCCCTGCTAATGCTTTAACATTCCAAAAGGCAATAGACCGTGACTTAAGTTGTGGGTACCGCATCAGAACTCAAGTGGTTCCATTCCCATCTGCCCAAGTTGGTCTCCCTGACGGGCTTGAAAACATCAAAGATAGCACTACCCCAGAAATGTTGGGTCAAATCAGTCATGGAATATCAATgctcaaagatcaaattgagctTCTGTTTCGAGACTTGCAACCAGATTGTATAGTGACTGATTTTTGTTATCCTTGGACAGTGGAGTCAGCTCAAAAACTAAGCATTCCAAGGATTTGCTTTTACAGCTCAAGCTACTTCTCCAACTGTGTTAGTCATTCTATCAGGAAGCATAGACCTCATGAAAGCTTTGCCTCTGATACCGACAAGTTTATAATTCCTGGTTTGCCTCAAAGAATAGAGATGACCCCTCTGCAGATAGCAGAATGGGAAAGGACTAAGAATGAAACCACAGGCTATTTTGATGCAATGTTTGAATCAGAGACTAGAAGCTATGGCGCACTGTATAATAGTTTTCATGAACTCGAAAATGACTATGAGCAACTTCATAAGAGTACACTGGGGATCAAATCATGGAATATTGGACCAGTTTCAGCCTGGGTTAACAAGGATGATGAACGAAAGGCCAATAGGGGACAAAAGGAGGAACTTGCACAAGAGCCAGAATGGCTAAAATGGCTTAACTCTAAGCAAAATGAGTCTGTACTTTATGTAAGTTTTGGAAGCCTCGTCTGGCTCCCTCGTGCTCAACTTGTTGAACTGGCTCATGGGCTTGAACATTCTGGTCATAGTTTCATCTGGCTCATAAGGAAAAAggatgaaaacgagaataaaggAGACAGGTTTCTGCTAGAGTTTGAGCAGAAGatgaaagaaatcaagaaggGTTATATCATATGGAACTGGGCACCGCAGCTTCTCATATTGGACCACCCTGCCATAGGAGGCATTGTGACTCACTGTGGTTGGAATTCCATTCTTGAAAGTGTGAGTGCCGGCTTGCCAATGATCGCGTGGCCAGTGTTTGCTGAGCAATTTTACAATGAGAAGTTGCTAGTTGATGTGTTGAAGATTGGAGTCCCAGTCGGAGTGAAAGAAAACACGTTTTGGATGAGCTTGGATGATGAGGCAATGGTGAGAAGGGAAGAGATAGCGAAGGCTGTGGTGCTTTTGATGGGAAGTAGCCAAGAGAACAAAGAAATGAGGAAGAGAGCAAGAAAACTTGGTGATGCTGCCAAGAGGATTATAGAGGTGGGTGGACACTCTTACAACAATTTGATTCAGTTGATAGATGAGCTTAAATCATTGAAGATATCTAAAGCACTTAGCAGAAGCATGTTAGATAAGTGA
- the LOC114395711 gene encoding soyasapogenol B glucuronide galactosyltransferase-like, whose amino-acid sequence MKTESQPQQLNVIFLPYPAPGHMNPMVDTARLFAKHGVGVTIITTPANDLTFQKAIYSDFSCGNCIKTRVIQFPASQVGLPDGVENVKNVTSREMLDKISLGLLILKDPIELLFQEMQPDCIVTDMLYPWTVESAAKLGIPRLYFYSSSYFTSCAGHFVRKHKPHERMDSDNQKFSIPGLPHNIVITTLQVEEWVRTKNDFTDHLNAIYESESRSYGTLYNSFHELEGDYEQLYQSTKGVKCWSVGPVSALVNQRDEEKANRGHKEELVLESEWLNWLNSKQNDSVLYVSFGSLIRLPHAQLVEIAHGLESSGHDFIWVILKRCGDGDEDGGDNFLQDFEQRMNERKKGYIVWNWVPQLLILNHPAIGGIVTHCGWNSVLESLSAGLPMVTWPVFADQFYNEKLVVDVLKIGVPVGSKENKFWTRIGEDAAVRREVIAKAAILLMGKEEGGEMRRRARKLSDAAKKTIEEGGSSYNNLMQLLDELKSLKMSRELEKTN is encoded by the coding sequence ATGAAGACAGAATCTCAACCCCAGCAACTGAATGTAATTTTTCTTCCATATCCAGCTCCTGGCCATATGAACCCCATGGTAGACACAGCAAGGCTATTTGCCAAGCATGGTGTTGGTGTTACCATTATCACTACCCCTGCTAATGATTTGACTTTCCAGAAAGCCATATATAGTGATTTCAGTTGTGGAAACTGCATCAAAACACGTGTGATTCAATTCCCAGCATCCCAAGTTGGTCTCCCTGATGGGGTTGAAAATGTCAAAAACGTCACTTCAAGAGAAATGTTGGACAAAATCAGTCTTGGACTATTGATTCTCAAAGATCCAATAGAGCTTCTGTTTCAGGAAATGCAACCAGATTGTATCGTGACTGATATGCTTTATCCATGGACAGTGGAGTCTGCTGCAAAACTAGGCATTCCAAGGCTTTACTTTTACAGCTCAAGCTACTTCACAAGTTGTGCTGGTCATTTTGTGCGGAAGCATAAGCCTCATGAAAGGATGGATTCTGATAACCAGAAGTTTTCAATTCCTGGCCTTCCACATAACATTGTGATTACCACTCTGCAGGTGGAAGAATGGGTAAGAACTAAGAATGACTTCACAGATCATTTGAATGCTATATATGAATCAGAGAGCAGAAGCTATGGAACACTGTACAACAGTTTTCATGAACTTGAAGGTGATTATGAGCAACTTTATCAGAGCACAAAGGGGGTCAAGTGTTGGAGTGTAGGACCAGTTTCAGCCTTGGTTAATCAGCGTGATGAAGAAAAGGCCAATAGGGGACACAAGGAGGAGCTTGTGCTAGAGTCAGAGTGGCTAAACTGGCTTAACTCTAAGCAAAATGATTCTGTACTTTATGTAAGTTTTGGAAGCCTAATCAGGCTCCCTCATGCTCAGCTTGTTGAAATCGCTCACGGGCTTGAAAGTTCTGGTCATGATTTCATCTGGGTTATTCTAAAAAGGTGTGGAGATGGGGATGAGGATGGTGGAGACAATTTCCTGCAAGATTTTGAGCAAAGgatgaatgaaagaaagaagGGTTATATCGTATGGAACTGGGTGCCACAGTTGCTGATATTGAACCACCCTGCCATTGGAGGTATTGTGACTCACTGTGGTTGGAACTCTGTTCTTGAAAGCTTGAGTGCTGGTTTGCCAATGGTCACATGGCCTGTATTTGCAGACCAATTTTACAATGAGAAGTTGGTAGTTGATGTCTTGAAAATTGGAGTCCCAGTGGGATCAAAAGAGAACAAGTTCTGGACGCGTATTGGTGAGGATGCAGCAGTGAGAAGAGAAGTGATTGCGAAGGCTGCCATTCTGCTGATGGGAAAAGAAGAGGGTGGAGAAATGAGAAGGAGAGCAAGAAAACTTAGTGATGCTGCCAAGAAGACTATAGAGGAGGGTGGATCCTCTTACAACAACTTGATGCAGTTGTTGGATGAGCTAAAATCATTGAAAATGTCAAGAGAACTTGAGAAAACAAATTAG